The Opisthocomus hoazin isolate bOpiHoa1 chromosome 2, bOpiHoa1.hap1, whole genome shotgun sequence genomic interval acaggagactggaacGGCAAGTGATGTTTTCTGGCacggaaaagctggtgagaagcatccttgtcccatcatcagtgttgcagaacagggcttcGCGTGGCTAAGGACGACCACCAGCTTTCCCCAGTTTGGAGcacagactagaaagcagcaagcaaggagctccagacatcacctgtgatgtgcaagcactgccagtgtcatGTCTGAGATGAAGATTAAGCAGCAGTCTCTCCTCCAGAGACCAAGGTTACTGAGGCAGTTTAAGATCTATGGCAACAGAAACATGgctgttcagatgaaggatgttatgagaccaggggaagacagcaaccttgtagcacacaactcaccacatagaggtcaaagtgaacagctgcctaaaaattcccatcaggaaaaagcactttggcactgaactctgccagcacccaccccctcaccaccctgtagcatccaagccaggggcagtttggccagatacaggaaattttgttgtaaacctgggtaaacctggggtcagaaaactggggtcggtaacctaaattcatcagaaaggttgaggggtgaccaggtgataaagaagttcttagtagtttctgcgatgaccgttttgtgcatctgaaggttgcccagaggagctgtggctgccccctccgtggaagtgttcaaggccaggctggatggggctttgaacagcctggtctggtggaaggtgtccctgcccatggcaggggggctggaaccagatgatctacaaggtcccttccaacccaaactgttctgtggttctgtggctctatgaagaaaggtcacttcatgcccacaggtgaccctgccaggataaggcaggaacaggtgcacaatctctagactttggatttctggcccaggtggtggccagctgcagaaaaagaggtaggaggacctaaggagcttctgctcactgaaaccatgcgcagcagcacccggatctctgctcctccccttccccaccccaccaagaaggggcaaaagaagcagatgaaatgcaaggggtttgctcatcgctggttctcgctggcacagctatggaaagggatgggcacactgctgaagagcgctgcgtcccgtgctgctgtgcttcctcctggctccaacacggcagctcaagtcagccggagctgtggcacagcctcttacgcagagcccaccacggctggaccttgcagctcagagcctgggaaacactggctgctggctctgcagtgccagaacacagcatcagcagctcaaactacatcactctcttcaatttgtacttcctcacaagaaaagtatagccatgaagaataaaagccatgaatcagaacacacacattcgagcacgtgagagcaaatggttttaatacacgttgtagtgggagatcagtggtctcggtccatatattcatctgcgggaaccacacagaattgatttcagagctctttttaggcttcatcttcggaaattttgccggtagattgaaggacgtcagcaagaaaatgcagcgactccactccagaggcgagctgtccgatggaccaggttgcgcccagtattatcttgtggaggctttgcacgacgaaatctatgttgtgcttcactggccccaggttggtcatttggctcgctctcaggttttcgttctccaccttggagctctccagctcttgctggagaatggagacctcctgcttcagcttctccacgttgctttctgcctgcagagcccgctgGGTCATTAACTGGAGACTCCGCTCAGTCCGCTGGGCAAAGGGCTGTAGCTCTcggacttccctctcctgtttagccaggctggccttcagctgcctctccagcctccacaccgtgcatgcctggctctccaaggagccctgcatgctcttgatcaccttcctgagcatggcgttctcctccctgagcacgtTGTCGGTCAGCTGCAGGGACGGGAGCTCCCTGTCCGCAGTGGCCTCCTCGGGCAGCATGTGGGACTCTCCTCCCCTGGTGCACTCTGAGTACCCCGGATAAGGGTCGCTGGCATGTTCCCATGGCGCAAAGGCGTCCATCCCCAAGCTGTCATGGCTCTTGCACGGTGGTGGACgacgtgcagggaggcagaagtagctgggttcatcgttgtagtcctcatcatgatcatcttccaggccttgagattctgggcagaccctctccattgacccagagatgccaagcagccacgctatttttcaggacgctttgggctgcagcaagcaggaggatcccacttatcctgctggagcccggggtcacgcaggcaggtgacactgacaagcagtgtgccaacctccgcagcctcagcaacgctcgtgggggaagaggcagtctcCGAAATCCCTCCACTTCGATCAGCAGGGCGTTCGGGAGTgagcggagaggaggagcaggcacctctgtgggcagaacaggaatccctgaggtctgtgatgtcatcgcatgacatcgcctgctgtgaggctgtgaccgGGGCCGGGGGTAGGGGAggaaccaatcaaatcacagaatcacagaatcacagaatcacagaatcacagaatgttcggggttggaagggacctctgtgggtcatctagtccaacccccctgccaaagcagggtcacccagagcaggccgcacaggaccacgtccaggcaggtcttgaatatctccagagaaggagactccacaacctccctgggcggcctgttccaatgctccatcaccctcagagggaagaagtgcttcctcatgttcagacggaacttgctatgcttcagtttgtgcccattgccccttatcctgtcgctgtgcaccgctgagaagagtttggccccatcctcctgacacccacccttgagatgtttctaagcatatattaggtcccctcgtagccttctcttttcaggctgaacaagcccagctccctcagcctctcctcataggagagatgctctagtcccctcaccatcctcgtagccctccgctggactctctccagtagctcctcatctctcttgaagtggggagcccagaactggacacagtactccagatgaggcctcactagggcagtgtagaggggaaggagaacctcccttgacctgctggccacactcttcttgatgcaccccaggaatgccattggccttcttggcagccagggcacactgctggctcatggtcaacctgttgtccactaggacacccaggtccctctccacagagctgctcgccagcaggtccaccccaagcctgtactgatgcatggggctgatcctccccaggtgcaggaccctgcacttgcccttgttgaacctcatcaggttcctctctgcctaactttccagcctgtccaggtcacgctgaaaggcagcacagccttctggtgtatctaccactcctcccagtttggtgtcatcagcaaacttgctgagggtacactctaactcttcatccaggtaattggtgaagaagttaaacaagactgggcccagtactgacccctgggtgacaacactagttaccagcctccaactagactcagcgccgctgatgacaaccctctgagttctgccattcagccagttctcaatccatctcactgaccactcatccagcccacacttcctgggcttccctaggaggatgttaagggaaaccgtgtcgaaagccttgctgaagtctaggtagacaacatccatggctctcccctcatctacccagccagtcatgccaccgtagaaagctagcagattggtcaggcatgatttccccttggtgaatccaagctgagatgttacgtcccgacccgttcctccccaaactggggaagggggaagccgaagactcaagagccaacccatcccgcctgtccagagctgctgggaagtgaaatgcagtgaggggggaatgactcacagattaggaagggctttgtacacccatgctaatcctgcaccgtaacctttggattacagcagccagtgcgcagcgcaggacgcagacggagccacttagtttgcttcctcccagcctcagcgatgagcaagcggtggctgccacatctgggacaaatccaaggatttttgggtcaaatccaaggttcacagctgcttgcaagtggtcatacatggacaggagactggaacagcaagtgatgttgtctgggacggaaaagctggtgagaagcatccttgtcccatcatcagtgttgcagaacagggcttcacgtggctaagggcgaccaccagcgaaagcacagactagaaagcagcaagaaagcagctccagacatcacctgtgatgtgcaagcactgccagtgtcatgtctgggatgaagattaagcagcagtctctcctccagagaccaaggttactgaggcagtttaagatctgtggcaacacaaacatggctgttcagatgaaggatgttatgagaccaggggaagacagcaaccttgtagcacacaactcaccacatagaggtcaaagtgaacagctgcctaaaaattcccatcaggaaaaagcactttggcactgaactctgccagcacccaccccctcaccaccctgtagcatccaagccaggggcagtttggccagatacaggaaattttgttgtaaacctgggtaaacctggggtcagaaaactggggtgagtaacctaaattcatcagaaaggttgaggggtgaccaggtgataaagaagttcttagtagtttctgcgatgaccgttttgtgcatctgaaggttgcccagaggagctgtggctgccccctccgtggaagtgttcaaggccaggctggatggggctttgaacagcctggtctggtggaaggtgtccctgcccatggcaggggggctggaaccagatgatctacaaggtcccttccaacccaaactgttctgtggttctgtggctctatgaagaaaggtcacttcatgcccacaggtgaccctgccaggataaggctgagacccatcttcagtgattacatggcgagtttggactgcagggtctcacaggtctttcgggggtgacgaaggcaggcggtttaggtatacccgtccacgccagctccagccaggagaggaagggcatcctctccagccagcgccttccttagccagcccggctaagccaaacgcatccttagcccgcactgacaccgactgcggaggaaaggcactgccacagctcacacgtgcggaaacttcacaactccctcaaggtttttgaccaccaccaccccctttacccagctgcaggaacaggtgcacaatctctagactttggatttctggcccaggtggtggccagctgcagaaaaagaggtaggaggacctaaggagcttctgctcactgaaaccatgcgcagcagcacccggatctctgctcctccccttccccaccccaccaagaaggggcaaaagaagcagatgaaatgcaaggggtttgctcatcgctggttctcgctggcacagctatggaaagggatgggcacactgctgaagagcgctgcgtcccgtgctgctgtgcttcctcctggctccgacacggcagctcaagtcagccggagctgtggcacagcctcttacgcagagcccaccacggctggaccttgcagctcagagcctgggaaacactggctgctggctctgcagtgccagaacagagcatcagcagctcaaactacatcactctcttcaatttgtacttcctcacaagaaaagtatagccatgaagaataaaagccatgaatcagaacacacacattcgagcacgtgagagcaaatggttttaatacacgttgtagtgggagatcagtggtctcggtccatatattcatctgcgggaaccacacagaattgatttcagagctctttttaggcttcatcttcggaaattttgccggtagattgaaggacgtcagcaagaaaatgcagcgactccactccagaggcgagctgtccgatggaccaggttgcgcccagtattatcttgtggaggctttgcacgacgaaatctatgttgtgcttcactggccccaggttggtcatttggctcgctctcaggttttcgttctccaccttggagctctccagctcttgctggagaatggagacctcctgcttcagcttctccacgttgctttctgcctgcagagcccgctgGGTCATTAACTGGAGACTCCGCTCAGTCCGCTGGGCAAAGGGCTGTAGCTCTcggacttccctctcctgtttagccaggctggccttcagctgcctctccagcctccacaccgtgcatgcctggctctccaaggagccctgcatgctcttgatcaccttcctgagcatggcgttctcctccctgagcacgtTGTCGGTCAGCTGCAGGGACGGGAGCTCCCTGTCCGCAGTGGCCTCCTCGGGCAGCATGTGGGACTCTCCTCCCCTGGTGCACTCTGAGTACCCCGGATAAGGGTCGCTGGCATGTTCCCATGGCGCAAAGGCGTCCATCCCCAAGCTGTCATGGCTCTTGCACGGTGGTGGACgacgtgcagggaggcagaagtagctgggttcatcgttgtagtcctcatcatgatcatcttccaggccttgagattctgggcagaccctctccattgacccagagatgccaagcagccacgctatttttcaggacgctttgggctgcagcaagcaggaggatcccacttatcctgctggagcccggggtcacgcaggcaggtgacactgacaagcagtgtgccaacctccgcagcctcagcaacgctcgtgggggaagaggcagtctcCGAAATCCCTCCACTTCGATCAGCAGGGCGTTCGGGAGTgagcggagaggaggagcaggcacctctgtgggcagaacaggaatccctgaggtctgtgatgtcatcgcatgacatcgcctgctgtgaggctgtgacgggcggagggcgggggggtaggggaggaaccaatcaaatcacagaatcacagaatgttcggggttggaagggaactctgtgggtcatctagtccaacccccctgccaaagcagggtcacccagagcaggccgcacaggaccacgtccaggcaggtcttgaatatctccagagaaggagactccacaacctccctgggcggcctgttccaatgctccatcaccctcagagggaagaagtgcttcctcatgttcagacggaacttgctatgcttcagtttgtgcccattgccccttatcctgtcgctgtgcaccgctgagaagagtttggccccatcctcctgacacccacccttgagatgtttctaagcatatattaggtcccctcgtagccttctcttttcaggctgaacaagcccagctccctcagcctctcctcataggagagatgctctagtcccctcaccatcctcgtagccctccgctggactctctccagtagctcctcatctctcttgaagtggggagcccagaactggacacagtactccagatgaggcctcactagggcagtgtagaggggaaggagaacctcccttgacctgctggccacactcttcttgatgcaccccaggaatgccattggccttcttggcagccagggcacactgctggctcatggtcaacctgttgtccactaggacacccaggtccctctccacagagctgctcgccagcaggtccaccccaagcctgtactgatgcatggggctgatcctccccaggtgcaggaccctgcacttgcccttgttgaacctcatcaggttcctctctgcctaactttccagcctgtccaggtcacgctgaaaggcagcacagccttctggtgtatctaccactcctcccagtttggtgtcatcagcaaacttgctgagggtacactctaactcttcatccaggtaattggtgaagaagttaaacaagactgggcccagtactgacccctgggtgacaacactagttaccagcctccaactagactcagcgccgctgatgacaaccctctgagttctgccattcagccagttctcaatccatctcactgaccactcatccagcccacacttcctgggcttccctaggaggatgttaagggaaaccgtgtcgaaagccttgctgaagtctaggtagacaacatccatggctctcccctcatctacccagccagtcatgccaccgtagaaagctagcagattggtcaggcatgatttccccttggtgaatccaagctgagatgttacgtcccgacccgttcctccccaaactggggaagggggaagccgaagactcaagagccaacccatcccgcctgtccagagctgctgggaagtgaaatgcagtgaggggggaatgactcacagattaggaagggctttgtacacccatgctaatcctgcaccgtaacctttggattacagcagccagtgcgcagcgcaggacgcagacggagccacttagtttgcttcctcccagcctcagcgatgagcaagcggtggctgccacatctgggacaaatccaaggatttttgggtcaaatccaaggttcacagctgcttgcaagtggtcatacatggacaggagactggaacagcaagtgatgttgtctgggacggaaaagctggtgagaagcatccttgtcccatcatcagtgttgcagaacagggcttcacgtggctaagggcgaccaccagcgaaagcacagactagaaagcagcaagcaaggagctccagacatcacctgtgatgtgcaagcactgccagtgtcatgtctgggatgaagattaagcagcagtctctcctccagagaccaaggttactgaggcagtttaagatctgtggcaacacaaacatggctgttcagatgaaggatgttatgagaccaggggaagacagcaaccttgtagcacacaactcaccacatagaggtcaaagtgaacagctgcctaaaaattcccatcaggaaaaagcactttggcactgaactctgccagcacccaccccctcaccaccctgtagcatccaagccaggggcagttcggccagatacaggaaattttgttgtaaacctgggtaaacctggggtcagaaaactggggtcagtaacctaaattcatcagaaaggttgaggggtgaccaggtgataaagaagttcttagtagtttctgcgatgaccgttttgtgcatctgaaggttgcccagaggagctgtggctgccccctccgtggaagtgttcaaggccaggctggatggggctttgaacagcctggtctggtggaaggtgtccctgcccatggcaggggggctggaaccagatgatctacaaggtcccttccaacccaaactgttctgtggttctgtggctctatgaagaaaggtcacttcatgcccacaggtgaccctgccaggataaggctgagacccatcttcagtgattacatggcgagtttggactgcagggtctcacaggtctttcgggggtgacgaaggcaggcggtttaggtatacccgtccacgccagctccagccaggagaggaagggcatcctctccagccagcgccttccttagccagcccggctaagccaaacgcatccttagcccgcactgacaccgactgcggaggaaaggcactgccacagctcacacgtgcggaaacttcacaactccctcaaggtttttgaccaccaccacccccctttacccagctgcaggaacaggtgcacaatctctagactttggatttctggcccaggtggtggccagctgcagaaaaagaggtaggaggacctaaggagcttctgctcactgaaaccatgcgcagcagcacccggatctctgctcctccccttccccaccccaccaagaaggggcaaaagaagcagatgaaatgcaaggggtttgctcatcgctggttctcgctggcacagctatggaaagggatgggcacactgctgaagagcgctgcgtcccgtgctgctgtgcttcctcctggctccgacacggcagctcaagtcagccggagctgtggcacagcctcttacgcagagcccaccacggctggaccttgcagctcagagcctgggaaacactggctgctggctctgcagtgccagaacagagcatcagcagctcaaactacatcactctcttcaatttgtacttcctcacaagaaaagtatagccatgaagaataaaagccatgaatcagaacacacacattcgagcacgtgagagcaaatggttttaatacacgttgtagtgggagatcagtggtctcggtccatatattcatctgcgggaaccacacagaattgatttcagagctctttttaggCTTCATCTTCGGAAATTTTGCTGGTAGATTGAAGGacgtcagcaagaaaatgcagcgactccactccagaggcgagctgtccgatggaccaggttgcgcccagtattatcttgtggaggctttgcacgacgaaatctatgttgtgcttcactggccccaggttggtcatttggctcgctctcaggttttcgttctccaccttggaactctccagctcttgctggagaatggagacctcctgcttcagcttctccacgttgctttctgcctgcagagcccgctgGGTCATTAACTGGAGACTCCGCTCAGTCCGCTGGGCAAAGGACTGTAGCTCTcggacttccctctcctgtttagccaggctggccttcagctgcctctccagcctccacaccatgcatgcctggctctccaaggagccctgcatgctcttgatcaccttcctgagcatggcgttctcctccctgagcacgtTGTCGGTCAGCTGCAGGGACGGGAGCTCCCTGTCCGCAGTGGCCTCCTCGGGCAGCATGTGGGACTCTCCTCCCCTGGTGCACTCTGAGTACCCCGGATAAGGGTCGCTGGCATGTTCCCATGGCGCAAAGGCGTCCATCCCCAAGCTGTCATGGCTCTTGCACGGTGGTGGACgacgtgcagggaggcagaagtagctgg includes:
- the LOC142358907 gene encoding endosome-associated-trafficking regulator 1-like; the protein is MDAFAPWEHASDPYPGYSECTRGGESHMLPEEATADRELPSLQLTDNVLREENAMLRKVIKSMQGSLESQACTVWRLERQLKASLAKQEREVRELQPFAQRTERSLQLMTQRALQAESNVEKLKQEVSILQQELESSKVENENLRASQMTNLGPVKHNIDFVVQSLHKIILGATWSIGQLASGVESLHFLADVLQSTGKISEDEA
- the LOC142364663 gene encoding endosome-associated-trafficking regulator 1-like; translated protein: MNPSHDSLGMDAFAPWEHASDPYPGYSECTRGGESHMLPEEATADRELPSLQLTDNVLREENAMLRKVIKSMQGSLESQACTVWRLERQLKASLAKQEREVRELQPFAQRTERSLQLMTQRALQAESNVEKLKQEVSILQQELESSKVENENLRASQMTNLGPVKHNIDFVVQSLHKIILGATWSIGQLASGVESLHFLADVLQSTGKISEDEA
- the LOC142364668 gene encoding endosome-associated-trafficking regulator 1-like; translation: MNIWTETTDLPLQRSHDSLGMDAFAPWEHASDPYPGYSECTRGGESHMLPEEATADRELPSLQLTDNVLREENAMLRKVIKSMQGSLESQACMVWRLERQLKASLAKQEREVRELQSFAQRTERSLQLMTQRALQAESNVEKLKQEVSILQQELESSKVENENLRASQMTNLGPVKHNIDFVVQSLHKIILGATWSIGQLASGVESLHFLADVLQSTSKISEDEA